A region of Domibacillus sp. DTU_2020_1001157_1_SI_ALB_TIR_016 DNA encodes the following proteins:
- a CDS encoding oxidoreductase, which produces MGKQDVKGKKVIITGANSGIGFEAAKALTAQGADVVLAVRNEEKGKEAVQNIKKEHEGAKVSVMALDLADLASVKTFADAYKERFDQLDILINNAGVMVPPYQKTKDGFELQFGGNHLGHFALTGHLLPLLKATPSARVVTLSSIAHRKAAIDFSNLDGSKGYKAMKFYRQSKLANLLFAKEFDNRLKQAGINAMSLACHPGISATNLFKVGGERMQPIVKSLLYRFFQTPEMGALPTIYAATKETLKGGEYIGPDGRGNHKGYPAIEVPAKGVYDEKTMRKLWDVSEELTGVVFDFS; this is translated from the coding sequence TTGGGAAAACAAGACGTAAAAGGAAAGAAAGTGATTATTACCGGAGCAAACAGCGGAATAGGCTTTGAGGCTGCCAAAGCATTGACAGCACAAGGTGCCGACGTCGTACTGGCGGTTCGGAACGAGGAAAAAGGAAAAGAAGCAGTACAAAATATTAAAAAAGAGCATGAAGGAGCAAAAGTTTCCGTTATGGCACTGGATTTGGCGGACCTTGCCAGCGTAAAGACATTCGCTGATGCGTACAAAGAGCGTTTTGACCAGCTCGACATCCTGATTAATAATGCAGGCGTGATGGTCCCTCCCTACCAAAAAACGAAGGATGGATTTGAATTGCAGTTTGGCGGAAACCATTTGGGCCACTTTGCCCTAACCGGCCATTTGCTTCCGCTGCTAAAAGCGACCCCTTCCGCCCGCGTGGTCACGCTGAGCAGCATTGCACATAGAAAAGCAGCCATCGACTTTAGTAACCTGGACGGCTCTAAAGGCTACAAAGCAATGAAGTTTTACCGTCAAAGCAAGCTTGCGAACCTATTGTTCGCAAAGGAATTCGACAACCGGCTGAAACAAGCTGGAATAAATGCAATGAGTCTAGCGTGCCACCCGGGGATTAGTGCGACGAACCTTTTCAAGGTCGGAGGGGAACGCATGCAGCCAATCGTGAAATCTCTGCTCTATCGGTTTTTCCAGACACCGGAAATGGGAGCCTTACCTACCATTTATGCTGCGACCAAAGAAACATTGAAAGGCGGAGAATACATCGGCCCCGACGGAAGAGGAAACCATAAAGGATACCCTGCGATCGAAGTGCCTGCCAAAGGAGTCTATGATGAAAAGACAATGAGGAAACTATGGGATGTGTCCGAGGAATTAACAGGAGTCGTATTTGATTTTTCGTGA
- a CDS encoding helix-turn-helix domain-containing protein, giving the protein MRERAEFIRESIDFLHRYMMKSIQKHAEEQGVTVPQARVIAEVLVNEAISIKQLTQNLRMTQSTVSDIVERLTAKGILMKTPNPKDKRSVNITLTEETLKEINEGAPEPFNQAVRDVLNLLKPNEQEIVEEGMRLFVSAVKEKMEAEGMDHSEYFDVLFFPQDNPWGNKDSK; this is encoded by the coding sequence ATGAGGGAAAGAGCTGAATTTATTCGTGAATCCATCGATTTTTTACATCGGTATATGATGAAAAGTATTCAAAAACATGCGGAGGAGCAGGGTGTCACCGTACCCCAGGCACGGGTTATAGCCGAAGTATTGGTAAATGAAGCAATCAGTATCAAACAGCTGACGCAAAACCTAAGAATGACTCAAAGTACTGTTTCGGATATTGTTGAACGGCTTACCGCAAAAGGAATTCTCATGAAAACCCCTAATCCTAAAGACAAACGGTCGGTAAACATTACCCTGACTGAGGAAACCCTGAAAGAAATAAATGAAGGTGCACCAGAACCCTTCAACCAGGCAGTAAGAGATGTATTAAATCTGTTAAAGCCAAATGAACAGGAGATCGTGGAGGAAGGAATGCGGTTATTCGTTTCAGCTGTTAAAGAAAAAATGGAGGCAGAAGGAATGGATCACTCAGAGTATTTTGATGTCCTGTTTTTCCCTCAAGATAACCCGTGGGGAAATAAAGATTCCAAATAA
- a CDS encoding IS3 family transposase (programmed frameshift) — protein sequence MTKYSFETKLEAVAAYLEGTESIIHIAQLYNVNRSVLQRWIATFREHGWAGFQKTYTNYSAEFKMDVLNYMNETGVSTEEASAVYNIPSPSTVWKWRHLVETQGIDALKSKKKGRPSMKKESQNNQPAEGTEEALRAENERLRMEIAYLKKLHGLNSRKGKVTAQDKAQIIYELRHEFKVRELAEIAGIPRSTYYYWVKQANRPDKYGEVKEVIQQIFDEHQGRYGYRRITLELRNKGYLLNHKTVRRLMEEMGLKCLVRMKKYRSYCGSIGKIAPNILERHFEAMKPNEKWVTDVTEFHLYGEKLYLSPILDLYNGEVISYHLENRPIYSLVSRMLTKAFKHLKDGDSPVLHSDQGWHYQMKQYQQALKEHGIIQSMSRKGNCLDNAAMESFFGLLKSELLYLKEFESMEHFKQELEKYIHYYNHKRIKAKLKGMSPVQYRTHAQEAA from the exons ATGACCAAATATTCTTTTGAAACTAAATTAGAGGCTGTAGCTGCCTATCTTGAAGGAACAGAGTCTATTATTCACATTGCTCAACTGTACAATGTGAATAGGTCAGTGCTGCAAAGATGGATCGCCACATTTCGAGAACATGGATGGGCAGGTTTTCAGAAAACATATACAAATTATTCGGCAGAGTTTAAGATGGATGTACTAAACTATATGAACGAAACAGGAGTGTCTACCGAAGAAGCCTCTGCGGTCTATAATATCCCTTCCCCAAGTACAGTCTGGAAGTGGAGGCATTTAGTTGAAACACAAGGAATAGACGCTCTTAAATCAAAGAAAAAGGGGCGTCCATCCATGAAAAAAGAATCCCAAAATAATCAGCCGGCAGAAGGCACAGAAGAAGCGTTAAGAGCTGAAAACGAGCGCTTACGGATGGAGATTGCCTATTTAAAAAAGTTACACG GCCTTAATTCAAGAAAAGGAAAAGTTACAGCACAAGACAAAGCGCAAATAATCTACGAGTTAAGGCATGAATTTAAAGTAAGAGAATTAGCTGAAATCGCCGGTATTCCACGGAGTACTTATTATTACTGGGTAAAACAAGCGAATCGACCAGATAAATATGGTGAAGTGAAAGAAGTCATCCAGCAGATTTTTGATGAACATCAAGGTCGGTATGGATATCGCCGTATCACGTTGGAACTACGGAATAAAGGCTATTTATTAAATCACAAAACGGTCCGTCGCTTAATGGAGGAAATGGGGTTGAAATGTCTTGTGCGCATGAAAAAATATCGCTCTTACTGCGGCAGCATAGGGAAAATCGCCCCAAATATCCTGGAGCGCCATTTCGAGGCGATGAAACCAAATGAAAAGTGGGTAACGGATGTAACCGAATTCCATTTATATGGTGAAAAGCTATACTTATCCCCGATTCTTGATTTATACAACGGAGAAGTTATTTCCTATCACCTTGAAAACCGTCCTATTTATTCCCTTGTTTCAAGGATGTTGACGAAGGCTTTTAAACACTTAAAAGATGGAGATTCCCCTGTCCTTCACTCGGATCAGGGCTGGCATTATCAGATGAAACAGTATCAACAAGCCTTGAAGGAGCATGGGATTATCCAAAGTATGTCTCGTAAAGGTAACTGTTTAGATAACGCAGCCATGGAGAGTTTCTTTGGCTTATTAAAAAGTGAATTACTCTACCTCAAAGAATTTGAAAGTATGGAGCACTTTAAGCAAGAATTAGAGAAGTATATTCATTATTACAACCACAAACGGATCAAGGCAAAATTAAAAGGCATGAGTCCGGTTCAATACCGGACTCATGCCCAGGAAGCTGCTTAA
- a CDS encoding 5'-nucleotidase C-terminal domain-containing protein yields MKRRKKDSVKKFLRTSLAVTVLSSTVVSSEVFASENKEKQNKQNQNASTVKVQLLGLNDLHGQIDTVTKLKLDGENVLAGSMEYTAAAMRQREAANPNTLLVHTGDMIGGSPLVSAAFQDEPTVEVMESMGFDVGTLGNHEFDEGIEELHRMIEGGDHPKGVPGYDGMNFPIVAANAFDTATGELITKPYVVKKAGGKKIGFIGVVTQETPNIIVSKGNETLKITDEAEAINKYAEKLKKKGVEAIVVLAHNPTTQTGNSDAFDASKIAENVDDEIDVIFSAHNHAKVNKVVDRKLIVQSYSYGSAFSDVDLELDPVSGDVVNKQAEIVTVYQKDYTPDAEVSTIINKYKDLVEPIKAEVVGHSLTTLSTAKAYTGDYRDLPLGNLIADGMKVNMNADFALMNGGGVRAQLDAGEVTFGDLFSIQPFGNVLNKVTVTGADLETILNNQLSPSGYDFHVAGFNYTYAVDAQSNTAKVVDITLPDGSKIDKTKEYTVVVNNYMFGNAKYGIAAVSRGMEVGPEDIQATVDYVKTLPSPFEYKQEGRIKEVTPVAAAAQ; encoded by the coding sequence ATGAAAAGAAGAAAGAAAGATTCTGTAAAGAAATTCTTACGAACATCATTAGCGGTAACGGTTTTATCCTCTACTGTTGTTTCATCTGAAGTTTTTGCTTCAGAAAATAAAGAAAAACAGAATAAGCAAAACCAGAATGCAAGTACAGTCAAGGTTCAATTGCTGGGGTTAAATGACCTGCATGGGCAAATCGATACCGTGACTAAACTAAAATTAGATGGTGAGAATGTGCTTGCCGGAAGTATGGAATACACGGCTGCGGCCATGAGACAGAGAGAGGCGGCAAATCCAAATACTCTTTTAGTACATACTGGTGATATGATTGGTGGAAGCCCGCTTGTTTCAGCAGCTTTCCAAGATGAGCCAACTGTTGAAGTGATGGAATCTATGGGGTTTGACGTAGGAACACTTGGAAACCATGAATTTGATGAAGGGATCGAAGAGTTGCATCGTATGATCGAGGGTGGGGACCATCCAAAAGGGGTTCCTGGATACGATGGAATGAATTTCCCAATCGTTGCGGCTAATGCGTTTGATACGGCAACAGGAGAATTAATCACAAAGCCTTATGTCGTTAAAAAAGCAGGCGGTAAGAAAATTGGATTCATCGGGGTCGTAACCCAGGAAACACCTAATATTATCGTAAGCAAAGGGAATGAAACCCTTAAAATTACGGATGAAGCTGAAGCCATCAACAAGTATGCGGAGAAATTGAAGAAAAAAGGCGTAGAGGCCATTGTGGTACTCGCTCATAATCCGACAACCCAGACGGGTAATAGTGATGCATTTGATGCGTCCAAAATCGCCGAGAATGTGGACGATGAAATAGATGTAATCTTTTCTGCCCATAACCATGCAAAAGTCAATAAAGTAGTCGACCGCAAGTTAATCGTGCAATCATATTCATACGGTTCAGCATTTTCTGATGTGGACCTTGAACTTGATCCAGTTTCTGGAGATGTCGTGAACAAGCAAGCCGAAATCGTGACCGTGTATCAAAAAGATTACACACCAGATGCGGAAGTTTCAACCATTATCAATAAGTACAAGGATTTAGTGGAACCCATTAAAGCGGAGGTGGTTGGGCATTCTTTAACTACGCTGTCTACCGCTAAAGCTTATACAGGGGATTATCGTGACCTGCCGCTGGGGAATTTGATTGCCGACGGAATGAAGGTAAATATGAATGCGGACTTTGCCCTTATGAACGGCGGCGGAGTGCGGGCGCAGCTTGACGCCGGGGAAGTAACATTTGGTGATTTATTCTCTATTCAGCCTTTTGGCAACGTGCTAAATAAAGTAACTGTAACAGGTGCTGATTTAGAAACGATATTAAATAACCAGCTCTCTCCTTCAGGATATGACTTCCATGTTGCTGGATTCAACTATACGTATGCGGTGGATGCCCAATCAAACACAGCAAAAGTTGTGGATATCACTCTTCCTGACGGAAGTAAAATTGATAAAACAAAAGAATATACCGTCGTCGTAAACAATTATATGTTTGGTAATGCAAAGTATGGCATCGCAGCTGTTTCCCGAGGTATGGAAGTAGGACCGGAAGATATCCAAGCAACGGTCGACTATGTCAAAACATTGCCTAGCCCATTTGAATACAAGCAAGAGGGACGTATTAAGGAAGTAACTCCAGTTGCGGCGGCTGCTCAATAA
- a CDS encoding LacI family DNA-binding transcriptional regulator gives MMRPTIYDVAKKAGVSISTVSKVLNNTGNLADKTRKKVQETMQELNYQPSVTASVKKRIQTVGLLIPSIANPFMAEIARSIENHLKRHGYSLMICSTDNDIKNELEYISILKQKYTDGIIVATGLKKEKSIKELMKTNLPMALLSRDVPSLAVDTVLVDDYLGGYEATKHLIDLGHEKIAMITEDATYSVVRSRVQGYRNALEEHGLPYDESFVIHNNISIDEGKEAMLSLLKKQSPPTAVFASTEALAIGALQGARGWNIQVPNELSIVGFDNTILSTICEPPLTTIAQPIDEMGKKVVELLIEEIEKKKESKQRVILSPKLVVRNSTAKKKES, from the coding sequence ATGATGAGACCTACCATCTATGATGTAGCTAAAAAAGCAGGCGTGTCCATTTCTACTGTATCTAAAGTGCTTAATAATACTGGGAACCTGGCAGATAAAACAAGAAAAAAAGTGCAGGAAACGATGCAGGAATTAAATTATCAGCCCAGTGTTACGGCATCCGTAAAAAAGCGCATTCAAACGGTTGGGCTTTTAATACCGAGCATCGCCAACCCGTTTATGGCAGAAATAGCGCGCAGCATTGAAAACCATCTTAAGCGGCACGGTTACAGTCTGATGATTTGCAGCACAGACAATGACATTAAAAATGAATTGGAATACATTTCGATTCTAAAGCAAAAGTATACAGATGGCATCATTGTCGCAACAGGACTGAAAAAAGAGAAGTCTATCAAAGAGCTGATGAAAACGAATCTTCCGATGGCCTTGCTTTCAAGAGACGTTCCTTCTCTTGCGGTAGATACGGTGCTGGTGGATGATTATTTAGGCGGTTATGAAGCCACAAAACATTTAATTGATCTTGGACACGAAAAGATTGCGATGATCACAGAGGACGCCACCTATTCAGTCGTCCGATCAAGGGTTCAAGGCTATAGAAATGCGCTTGAAGAACACGGTTTACCGTATGATGAAAGCTTTGTTATACATAACAATATTTCCATTGATGAAGGAAAAGAGGCGATGTTGAGCCTATTAAAAAAACAGAGTCCGCCAACAGCCGTTTTTGCTTCTACGGAAGCATTGGCAATCGGGGCACTGCAGGGAGCACGCGGGTGGAATATACAAGTTCCAAATGAGCTATCGATTGTCGGATTTGATAATACCATTCTATCCACAATCTGTGAGCCGCCTTTAACAACGATTGCCCAGCCGATTGATGAGATGGGAAAAAAAGTAGTGGAGCTTCTTATTGAAGAAATTGAGAAAAAAAAGGAATCCAAACAGCGCGTCATCCTGTCTCCTAAATTGGTGGTGCGAAACTCTACAGCAAAGAAAAAAGAGAGTTAA
- a CDS encoding Hsp20/alpha crystallin family protein, whose amino-acid sequence MDFNKKNLPDLFQGSVGDLIKSFDSFFNESMKYVGHYFSQPISDLTCYETGSNMVIEAELKNCRKEQIQIYMLRNGQVKISVENITSTTAQNDKDEIILQNQSVQKVERIVALPCSPGTGKVKATFKHGLLRVIIPKREQAETIIEID is encoded by the coding sequence TTGGATTTCAATAAAAAAAACCTTCCCGACCTGTTTCAAGGCTCAGTCGGAGATTTAATCAAATCGTTTGATTCCTTTTTTAATGAATCGATGAAGTATGTTGGCCATTATTTCAGCCAGCCAATTTCCGATTTGACCTGCTATGAAACGGGCTCAAATATGGTCATTGAAGCAGAGTTAAAGAACTGCAGGAAAGAGCAGATACAAATCTATATGCTAAGAAACGGACAGGTAAAAATTAGTGTAGAAAACATTACTTCTACTACAGCCCAAAATGATAAAGATGAAATCATTCTTCAAAATCAATCCGTACAGAAAGTCGAAAGAATTGTGGCACTCCCTTGTTCGCCTGGAACAGGCAAAGTAAAAGCAACATTTAAGCATGGACTGCTGAGAGTCATTATCCCAAAAAGAGAACAAGCAGAAACCATCATTGAGATTGACTAG
- the mbcS gene encoding acyl-CoA synthetase MbcS: MYDYKTELTAPENYNITQEIEKHASDKLALVYQNEAGATQTITYNELIKQSNKLANGLNHLGLEKGDRVMIVTTRLIESYVIYMACLKAGLVIIPSSELLRAKDIAYRLNHSEAKAVISYADFTNEIDAIEEELPYLERKVSFGGTKAGWADLHSIMDSSSENFDNQITKRDDLAFLAYTSGTTGNPKGVAHAHSWGYAHIRIAAEEWLNIKESDTVWATAAPGWQKWVWSPFLSVLGSGATGFVYQGRFTPQKYLKLLQDQKINVLCCTPTEYRMMAKTEGLNQYDLSNLRSAVSAGEALNMEVIDVFKNTFNIQIRDGYGQTESTLLIGTLQGAEHKIGSMGKPILNDTIDIVDEDGVPVQTGEIGNIAIRKELPALFKMYYKDPQKTESSYTGDYFLTGDRASKDEEGFYWFQGRSDDVIISSGYTIGPFEIEDALMKHPAVLECAAVASPDEIRGNVVKAFIVLQTGVEGSAELVKELQSFVKQITAPYKYPRLIEFVDHLPKTDSGKIKRVDLRSRGNQ, translated from the coding sequence ATGTATGATTATAAAACGGAGTTAACGGCACCGGAAAATTATAATATTACGCAGGAAATTGAGAAGCATGCTTCGGATAAACTGGCTCTCGTTTATCAAAATGAAGCTGGAGCTACTCAAACGATCACGTATAACGAGCTGATTAAACAATCCAATAAGCTTGCGAATGGGTTAAACCATCTTGGTTTGGAAAAGGGAGACCGTGTCATGATCGTGACGACTCGCTTAATTGAGTCTTATGTGATTTATATGGCTTGTTTAAAAGCAGGACTTGTCATTATCCCTTCTTCTGAACTGCTGCGTGCCAAGGATATCGCTTACCGGCTGAACCACTCTGAAGCCAAAGCGGTGATTTCTTATGCTGATTTTACAAATGAAATTGATGCCATTGAGGAAGAACTTCCGTATCTTGAACGCAAGGTTTCTTTTGGAGGAACAAAGGCTGGGTGGGCAGATCTTCATAGCATCATGGATTCTTCTTCTGAGAACTTCGACAACCAAATCACGAAACGCGACGACCTTGCTTTTCTCGCTTACACTTCCGGCACAACCGGGAATCCAAAAGGTGTTGCTCATGCACACAGCTGGGGTTATGCCCATATTCGTATCGCTGCTGAGGAATGGCTTAATATTAAAGAATCGGATACTGTATGGGCAACAGCTGCTCCAGGCTGGCAAAAATGGGTATGGTCCCCCTTCCTTTCGGTTTTAGGTTCAGGTGCAACCGGATTTGTTTATCAGGGAAGGTTCACCCCTCAGAAATACTTAAAGCTGCTTCAAGATCAAAAGATCAACGTGCTGTGCTGTACGCCTACTGAGTACCGAATGATGGCCAAAACAGAAGGATTAAATCAATACGACCTTTCGAACTTAAGAAGTGCTGTTTCTGCCGGAGAAGCCCTTAACATGGAAGTGATCGATGTATTTAAAAATACATTTAACATCCAAATAAGGGACGGCTATGGACAAACGGAAAGCACACTTTTAATCGGAACGCTGCAGGGTGCCGAACATAAAATAGGCTCAATGGGCAAACCGATCTTGAATGATACGATTGACATCGTTGATGAGGATGGTGTTCCTGTTCAAACAGGAGAGATTGGCAATATCGCCATTCGGAAAGAATTGCCGGCACTCTTTAAAATGTATTATAAAGACCCTCAAAAAACGGAAAGTTCCTATACAGGAGATTATTTCTTAACGGGAGACCGCGCCAGCAAAGATGAAGAAGGCTTCTACTGGTTCCAGGGAAGAAGTGATGATGTCATTATCAGCTCCGGTTATACAATCGGCCCCTTTGAAATTGAAGATGCTTTAATGAAACATCCTGCTGTACTGGAATGTGCAGCTGTTGCAAGCCCTGATGAAATTAGAGGGAATGTCGTGAAAGCTTTTATTGTATTACAAACTGGAGTTGAAGGTTCCGCTGAACTTGTGAAGGAACTGCAGAGCTTTGTTAAACAAATAACAGCACCTTATAAATATCCAAGGCTTATCGAGTTCGTTGACCACCTGCCAAAAACGGATTCCGGAAAAATCAAACGTGTTGATTTAAGAAGCCGCGGGAATCAATGA
- a CDS encoding MMPL family transporter — MAKYLYRLGQWAAIHRKKVVFSMLGILLVLAALALNMGSSFNEDLTIPNTPADRAGKVISEEFKGAGSQGAKVQIVFKAPENETLESAEVQQVITDTLNEIKKDPDVASVATPMQLMNISEDKRIGYGEVTFKVKAEEVTEDSKNNILDHIKTTRDAGIQTEVRGDNLAFSESAAHFAEAAGIVIAFFVLAVTFASFVAAGLPILTAVLGLGIGLIGIVIGTNFIDIQSVSISLAAMLGLAVGIDYALFIMSRFKEQLAKGYSVQQSIAIANGTAGGAVVFAGITVVIGLLGLAVAQIPFLTMMGISAAVSILTAVLVSIIVLPAILGMIGHKIGPSKENKFLQKLTGMDKKKEGSSKWGEFVTKRPLIVSIVAIALLVIIAVPMFHMNLGLPSDGTTKSTETTERRAYDLLTEAYDEGFNASLVVAAKAEEADSKTPQTVNEIAKELSELSGVKSVTPAFPGPSGELYVMNIIPETGPDDTKTKDLVKTIREKSEQAEKENQIELMVTGTTAMNIDIAQKLNDALPIFASLIVGLAYVLLVLVFRSLLIPLKAVLGFLLSLGATLGFVVFIVQDGNLLDLFGFPASGPILAFLPVILIGILFGLAMDYEIFLVSKMREVYVHTGDPRKAILDGMRDSGRVVTAAGLIMMAVFIGFMMTPDAMIKVMGMALAFGVLFDAFVVRMTIVPAVMALMGKSAWYLPKWLDKILPNIDVEGETIMNHIEKKNERAV, encoded by the coding sequence ATAGCAAAGTATCTTTACAGGTTAGGACAATGGGCAGCCATACACCGGAAAAAAGTAGTTTTTAGCATGCTGGGAATTTTGCTTGTATTAGCGGCTCTTGCCTTGAACATGGGTTCCTCGTTTAATGAGGATCTGACCATTCCAAATACACCGGCAGACCGGGCAGGCAAAGTCATTAGTGAAGAATTTAAGGGAGCAGGAAGCCAAGGGGCCAAAGTACAAATCGTCTTTAAAGCGCCTGAAAATGAAACGCTGGAATCGGCAGAAGTACAACAAGTCATTACAGATACATTAAATGAAATCAAAAAAGACCCAGATGTCGCTTCTGTGGCAACACCGATGCAGCTTATGAATATAAGCGAAGATAAGAGGATCGGGTATGGAGAAGTAACGTTCAAAGTCAAAGCCGAAGAGGTAACAGAGGATTCTAAAAACAATATTTTAGACCACATTAAAACAACAAGGGATGCAGGCATTCAAACGGAGGTAAGAGGGGATAACCTGGCATTTTCTGAATCAGCGGCCCATTTTGCTGAGGCAGCTGGGATTGTGATTGCCTTTTTTGTACTGGCTGTTACCTTTGCATCGTTTGTCGCAGCTGGACTGCCGATTCTTACGGCTGTTCTAGGATTAGGCATCGGGCTGATTGGGATCGTGATAGGAACCAATTTTATCGACATCCAATCTGTTTCTATCTCCTTGGCGGCCATGCTGGGACTGGCAGTAGGAATCGATTACGCTTTATTTATCATGTCGCGCTTTAAAGAGCAGCTTGCCAAAGGATATTCTGTTCAGCAATCGATTGCCATAGCTAATGGAACAGCTGGGGGCGCCGTTGTATTTGCAGGAATTACGGTCGTTATTGGGCTTTTGGGATTGGCTGTTGCGCAGATTCCGTTTTTAACCATGATGGGAATCTCGGCAGCCGTCAGTATCCTGACAGCGGTTTTAGTATCCATCATCGTATTGCCGGCGATATTAGGCATGATCGGTCATAAAATTGGACCGTCTAAGGAAAATAAATTCCTGCAAAAGCTTACGGGAATGGATAAGAAAAAAGAAGGCTCAAGCAAATGGGGAGAATTTGTTACAAAGCGACCTTTAATAGTTTCCATCGTTGCGATTGCGCTGCTTGTAATCATTGCCGTTCCTATGTTCCATATGAATCTTGGGCTGCCTTCTGATGGGACAACGAAGTCAACAGAGACAACGGAAAGAAGAGCGTATGATTTGCTGACAGAAGCATATGACGAAGGATTTAATGCCTCGTTGGTAGTAGCAGCAAAAGCTGAAGAAGCAGACAGCAAAACGCCACAGACAGTGAATGAGATTGCAAAAGAATTGAGCGAGCTGTCTGGTGTTAAAAGTGTAACCCCGGCTTTTCCTGGACCTTCTGGAGAATTGTATGTAATGAATATTATACCAGAAACCGGACCGGATGACACAAAGACTAAGGATCTGGTAAAGACCATTCGAGAAAAATCTGAGCAGGCTGAAAAAGAAAACCAGATAGAACTGATGGTTACAGGCACGACAGCGATGAATATTGATATTGCACAAAAGCTAAATGATGCCCTGCCAATATTCGCCTCACTCATCGTAGGGCTTGCTTATGTACTCCTGGTTCTGGTATTTAGGTCTCTTTTAATCCCATTAAAAGCCGTATTAGGATTCCTGCTTTCCCTGGGTGCTACACTTGGATTTGTCGTATTTATCGTGCAGGATGGAAACTTGCTTGACCTCTTTGGTTTTCCAGCTTCAGGCCCGATCTTAGCGTTCCTGCCTGTTATCTTGATCGGAATCTTATTCGGGCTGGCAATGGATTACGAGATCTTCCTGGTCAGCAAAATGCGTGAAGTGTATGTTCATACAGGAGATCCCCGCAAAGCCATTTTAGATGGAATGCGCGACAGCGGCAGGGTCGTGACAGCAGCAGGATTGATCATGATGGCGGTATTCATCGGCTTTATGATGACGCCCGATGCGATGATTAAAGTAATGGGAATGGCCCTGGCGTTTGGTGTTCTCTTTGACGCGTTTGTTGTGAGAATGACCATCGTGCCTGCCGTTATGGCGTTAATGGGGAAATCAGCTTGGTATTTGCCAAAATGGCTGGATAAAATTTTGCCAAATATCGACGTTGAGGGAGAAACCATTATGAACCATATTGAAAAGAAAAATGAGAGAGCTGTTTAA